The DNA segment CCCCATTCTGCCGGCTGCCATGCtccgccgacgacgacgagctgGAGGACTTGGATTTACTCTTCTCGCGATCCTTATCGCGATCCTTGTCCTTCTTTTTGCTACCACTGCCACCGGGGCCGCCCATTGCGCTCGGACCGCCCATCGGTAGCCCGGCCGCCCCCACCGCACCACCGCTGCCAATTCCACCCGTGCCACCATCGCTCGTAGCGCTGATGTTGTAATGTTCTATCTTATCCTTGGAAATTTTCAACTTCAAGGAAGCCgatcctcctcctccgacgccgccgccaccgccggacggcccaccaccacctccgtGGGACGAACCGCCGGCCGCTGCCgaaccgccgccgccgggcAGCGAGGACGAACCGGACAGTCTGTCCTTGGGAATTTTTATCTTCAGCCCATCGTTCGCCGGCCCACCGGACGGGGCGGACCCCGTCCCGTGCAACCCGACGCCATCCACCGAGGGCGGTAGGATCGCCCGGTTCAGCTTGATCTTGATCGGGCCGGGCGGATCCTGCGGCGCCGAGTGACCGACGCCCTGATGGCCGGCGCCGGCCCCATCCGGACCGGCACCCGTCGCCCCGGCATGATGGTCGCCCTTCTCCCGGTCGCGCTCCCGATCCCGGTGCTTGTCCTtgtcttttttgtgctttttcttctcctcccgGTCGCGGTCCTTCGTCTTGTCCTTTTCCTTGTGCTTgtgcttttccttcttctttttcttctccgaTTTGGACCGATGGCCGCCGGTGTCGGTGTCCGGGTCGGAAGCGGTCGAGGCAGTCGCtgccggttgctgctgctgttgtgctgCGACATCGGCGGAGGCGGGAGCCAGTGCTGCCGTCGGGGGTGCGGTGGCGGTAGCGGCTGCAGGAGCGTCACCCATCTGGGCAGCGTTGCCGGTCGTCACCCACGGGTAGGAAGGTGGAACCGCACCGGGCTGGGTGGCATCGTTGgggccaccaccgccggctgCAGTTGGCAATTGTTGCTGCCCAGAGGCGGCCGAAGTCGGTGGAAGCCCGAGCAGACTTTCTATCGAAGCAAGCTGTGGTTTCGTTTCATTCGCCGGCTGTGCCGAGGAGCCACCCGTCGTATCGAGCGGCTTCGAGTCGGTCACATCGGTGCGCGATCCGCTGCTGGGCGGCGGATCACTCGTGCCGCCGTACAGGGAGCCAAACTTGGGCGTCTCGTTGAACAGGCTCTCCTTGAGCAGGCTGCTCACCAGCGCCGCGTTCGTCTCGATGCCGTTGATCGTGTTGCTGAAGATGCCGCCGCTCTTGGCCAGCGTCGACGGTTTCGAGTCGCTCAGCAGCGGCTGGGACAGCAGCGAGCCGGGATCGTTGAAGTTGAACAGCGACGACGAATCGTCCATCTTGTCGAACGTGCTGGCCAGATCGAACGACGAGTTGAACAGCTGGTCGGAGGGCGAGCCGGACGACGGGAGGAAGGAGGAGCCGGACGGTTCCGCCGTTCGGCGCACCTTCTGCTCTCGAAAGTCGGTCCCGTCGTCCTGCCGGATCTGCTCGTTGCTCGGGTGCGGCCGCTTCGCCTGCGACGACAGCAGGCCGCCGGCGTTGCCACTGGAATGAGTGTTGCCACCATTGCCCGTCAGGCTGCCCAGCGGTCCGGACGGGTCCTGGTGCGGGGGCATGGCCGTACCGTCCAGCGCCCGCTTCAAATTGTGGCTAGtgtggctgttgttgctgctgctaccattATTGCTACCGGTGCTGCTCAGGTTGGTGGTGCCGCCCACCATCGGCAGGGAGGAACTGGGCGGGCCGAGCGACTTCTTGTCGTGGCCCATCGGCTGATGCTTGCTGGAAGCGGGTGGCTGTTGCCCGGCGAGCCCCCCAACCGACCCGTCCATGCGGCGATCCTTCTTCTGCCCATCGGAGCGCGAACCAGCCATgccgtggtgctgctgctgctgctgttgctgcttcttccCGCTCGGGCTTCCCTTGGGCGGTTTCAGCAATCGGTCGGCTGGCGCACCACCGGCCGACGCCACATTACCATAGTGGCCGCTCGAGCGCGATTTGCCCGACGGCAGGTTCTGCAGCGATTCGGTTTGCGAGTCCTTCCAGTCCGGGCTGAAGATGGACGACGGTTTGCTTTGCTTCGGTGGCGTGCACATCTGCATCGGGTCCGCCAGCCGGCCGATCGACTCGTCGAGCAACCGGAACGTGCTGGGCTCCGGTTTTGGCTgattactgctgctgccactgttgctgctgctgctaccgctcgTCGCCGATTGCTGATCGGCGAGCGGGACGTTCGTCGTTCGGCCACTGATCGACTGGTTGTAGCTGGGCGGATGGGAAAAGagagacgacgacgacggctggGACGATGGAGCCGGATGTTGCTTCGTGCCGTAGTTGGGACCGCCCACGGCAGCACCCgatgaggacgaggacgacgaagAGGACGGTGGCTTGGATGGCAGCTTCtggccgctgctgccgtgccGGTCGGCCTTCATCTGATTGTAGCCGGAATGCATGGACGACGAAGAGCCGGAGGAAGCCGTGCTTCCGCCAGCGCTTCCGGCGGGCGCACCTCCGCTGGCCTGCTGCAGCAGCCCGGAAGCGGACGAGGGTTGGCGCGATTTGCTGCCGCCCTCGTGTCCCTGATACCCCGAGCCGGAACGCTGCGATGGGACCGCACCGGACGGGTTGAGCTGCAGCGAGGACGGCTGCTGCATGCTGCCCCGATGCGACGACATCGGGCCCTTGctgctcgtgctgctgctgctgttgctactgctgccactACCGTAATGCTGGgacggtggtggcggctgTTGCTGCGGCTGCCCGGCCAGCGTACCGGAGGCGGAGGGAGGCCGGTCGGAGCGCGACCGGGAGCTGGCGGAACTCGACGAGGAGGAAGGAATCTTTTGATGGCTTCCGGAAGACGACATACCGTGCGGTTTCATCATATCGGCTGAAAAGAcagaaaacgatccaaacaaTTAGTTTTGCTGGGTTTGTGcgtgagggagagagagaggcagagagGGGTTTGAAAGGGACAAACG comes from the Anopheles coluzzii chromosome 2, AcolN3, whole genome shotgun sequence genome and includes:
- the LOC120961647 gene encoding cyclin-T, translated to MASGSGSASGTTSKNDDSKWYFTAEQLANSPSRKAGMDADQELMYRQRAANLIQDMGQRLQVSQLCINTAIVYMHRFYAFHSFTQFHRNSIAAAALFLAAKVEEQPRKLEHIIKVVHISLGMEAPDPLRESYAEQAQDLVFNENVLLQTLGFDVAIDHPHTHVVKTCHLVKASKDLAQTSYFMASNSLHLTTMCLQYKPTVVACFCIHLACKWSRWEIPQSNEGRHWFHYVDKTVTLDLLKQLTDEFLHIFDRCPTRLKSKMKSIRADSGAEESGRRTGGSSSSSNSLMAAPSSSSVPRGLDEASTGSSSASSHHRPKQGSSSDMMKPHGMSSSGSHQKIPSSSSSSASSRSRSDRPPSASGTLAGQPQQQPPPPSQHYGSGSSSNSSSSTSSKGPMSSHRGSMQQPSSLQLNPSGAVPSQRSGSGYQGHEGGSKSRQPSSASGLLQQASGGAPAGSAGGSTASSGSSSSMHSGYNQMKADRHGSSGQKLPSKPPSSSSSSSSSGAAVGGPNYGTKQHPAPSSQPSSSSLFSHPPSYNQSISGRTTNVPLADQQSATSGSSSSNSGSSSNQPKPEPSTFRLLDESIGRLADPMQMCTPPKQSKPSSIFSPDWKDSQTESLQNLPSGKSRSSGHYGNVASAGGAPADRLLKPPKGSPSGKKQQQQQQQHHGMAGSRSDGQKKDRRMDGSVGGLAGQQPPASSKHQPMGHDKKSLGPPSSSLPMVGGTTNLSSTGSNNGSSSNNSHTSHNLKRALDGTAMPPHQDPSGPLGSLTGNGGNTHSSGNAGGLLSSQAKRPHPSNEQIRQDDGTDFREQKVRRTAEPSGSSFLPSSGSPSDQLFNSSFDLASTFDKMDDSSSLFNFNDPGSLLSQPLLSDSKPSTLAKSGGIFSNTINGIETNAALVSSLLKESLFNETPKFGSLYGGTSDPPPSSGSRTDVTDSKPLDTTGGSSAQPANETKPQLASIESLLGLPPTSAASGQQQLPTAAGGGGPNDATQPGAVPPSYPWVTTGNAAQMGDAPAAATATAPPTAALAPASADVAAQQQQQPAATASTASDPDTDTGGHRSKSEKKKKKEKHKHKEKDKTKDRDREEKKKHKKDKDKHRDRERDREKGDHHAGATGAGPDGAGAGHQGVGHSAPQDPPGPIKIKLNRAILPPSVDGVGLHGTGSAPSGGPANDGLKIKIPKDRLSGSSSLPGGGGSAAAGGSSHGGGGGPSGGGGGVGGGGSASLKLKISKDKIEHYNISATSDGGTGGIGSGGAVGAAGLPMGGPSAMGGPGGSGSKKKDKDRDKDREKSKSKSSSSSSSAEHGSRQNGGGGGSAASGNSSSKSSSKNLSTLQQPQQQQQQQQYGMYNANQSMQATNAAMASMAGMVPGGGMHGGSYHQQPGFDYLQQQQSVAALQQQQQQQQQQYYSQYGQFGQQQQQQQQQQFQQQMAASGPGSMLLNASSGPAGMLGKLPGQPGGGGGGSTGGLQPSALPPYYYGGGSGTGTATNQGAVKK